A DNA window from Paenibacillus sp. HWE-109 contains the following coding sequences:
- a CDS encoding S41 family peptidase encodes MSYFGDVIQSFRWFTMYDLILLAINMIILIWYAVPIQRYMRWFDFMPSLSLLVAIASVLSGDTSLLAIVLYVLTAILFLCTFKKIYKPIYRIAVPKHRIVRAVLCLAGVIPLIFVWMIAGEVRFNPVSHFSEMSYSQAFVQLNERLSKEYPFGDWKKIDWNEMENKYEPLFVKAEQEKNKDLYYKTLRTYLFSLRDGHVKIMNEQLYEDNPVFKQEVGGSVGISTIQLDQGKVYVNLLVAGSPADKSGIQLGAEILSWDGRDVQEAYRSTYWSESPMATEGDQLINQGRFMTRTAIDKDIEVAYKNKGDHEIKKVTLRAYDDQFETLKKTKVKLVKTDAPVEGKVLSNGYGYVKIRYLLPSESMAHPDKVLGDILKGFQEKQIKGLIIDVRDNPGGSDDLVAAMAGYFVNKPKFYEYVSYYSRMTGKFEINTSETRTIQPAEPYYGGKLAIIINQRTGSSGEGLPILAKGLPNVQIVGFTSTNGSFGVVSNPIQVEMPEGYVVQFPDGRSLNADKAIQGDSDDQGKGGAIPDIRIPLNEQTFEQKVVQGQDVELNYAIQALENMK; translated from the coding sequence ATGAGCTATTTTGGAGATGTAATTCAATCATTCAGATGGTTTACTATGTATGATCTGATACTATTAGCCATCAATATGATCATTCTAATCTGGTATGCTGTCCCTATTCAAAGGTATATGCGATGGTTTGATTTTATGCCTAGTTTGAGCCTTCTTGTGGCTATCGCAAGTGTGTTAAGCGGCGATACGTCACTGCTGGCGATAGTGCTGTACGTCTTGACCGCGATACTTTTCCTATGCACTTTCAAGAAAATTTATAAACCGATCTATCGCATCGCCGTACCCAAGCACAGAATTGTAAGAGCCGTCTTATGTCTAGCTGGTGTCATCCCGCTTATCTTCGTTTGGATGATTGCCGGCGAGGTACGCTTTAATCCGGTTAGTCATTTCAGTGAAATGAGCTATTCCCAAGCCTTTGTACAATTAAATGAGCGGCTATCCAAAGAGTATCCTTTCGGGGATTGGAAAAAGATAGACTGGAATGAAATGGAAAATAAATATGAACCCCTTTTTGTAAAAGCTGAGCAAGAAAAGAACAAAGATTTATACTATAAAACGTTAAGAACGTACCTTTTTTCACTGCGAGACGGACATGTCAAAATTATGAATGAGCAATTGTACGAAGACAATCCCGTTTTCAAACAAGAAGTTGGCGGTAGTGTGGGGATTAGTACGATTCAATTGGATCAAGGCAAGGTATACGTTAATTTGCTAGTGGCAGGCAGTCCGGCTGATAAAAGCGGCATCCAGCTTGGTGCGGAGATCCTGTCCTGGGATGGAAGAGATGTTCAGGAAGCCTACCGCTCAACCTACTGGAGCGAAAGCCCGATGGCTACGGAGGGTGATCAGCTTATTAATCAGGGTAGATTTATGACAAGAACGGCTATTGATAAAGATATCGAGGTTGCCTATAAAAACAAGGGTGATCATGAGATAAAAAAAGTAACCTTAAGGGCCTATGATGACCAGTTTGAGACGCTCAAGAAAACAAAAGTGAAATTGGTTAAAACGGATGCCCCCGTGGAAGGAAAAGTTCTAAGTAACGGATACGGTTATGTGAAAATCAGATATTTACTGCCAAGTGAGTCCATGGCTCATCCGGATAAAGTGTTGGGAGACATCTTGAAAGGGTTTCAGGAAAAGCAAATAAAAGGCTTGATTATTGATGTTCGGGACAATCCAGGGGGGAGTGATGACCTTGTTGCTGCGATGGCCGGTTATTTCGTGAATAAGCCTAAATTTTATGAATATGTAAGTTACTACAGTCGAATGACCGGGAAATTTGAAATCAATACTAGTGAAACGCGGACAATACAACCCGCGGAGCCTTACTATGGCGGCAAGCTAGCCATTATCATCAATCAACGGACAGGAAGTTCAGGAGAAGGTTTGCCGATTCTGGCAAAAGGCTTGCCCAATGTGCAAATTGTTGGTTTTACCTCTACCAATGGTTCATTCGGGGTTGTCTCCAATCCTATACAAGTTGAAATGCCGGAGGGGTACGTCGTGCAATTCCCGGACGGCCGATCGCTGAATGCAGATAAAGCGATTCAAGGGGACAGTGATGATCAAGGGAAAGGCGGAGCGATTCCAGATATTCGAATTCCATTAAATGAGCAAACTTTCGAACAAAAGGTTGTTCAAGGGCAGGATGTCGAGCTGAATTATGCGATTCAAGCCTTGGAGAACATGAAGTGA
- a CDS encoding MFS transporter, with amino-acid sequence MALSQRISTDQGSKKAFPISLLSLTVGSFAIGMTEFVIMGLLPNVATDLEVSISTAGQLITMYALGVAIGAPILTVLTHRIPQKKLLCLLMVLFILGNGISVFAPNYAIMMGARLITALTHGTFFGVGAVIASTLVPPDKRAGAISIMMAGLTISNIIGVPLGTFIGQHMGWRSSFGAISIMGMIALVGILIFIPSMKQDKPASILQQVTSLIKPKLLIYLLIGALGNAGLFTIFTYITPLLTEVTGFAEHSVTWILVLFGCGVTIGNMVGGKLADWKLMPSVLGIYFATCVILTLFTFTMYSPTAAVVTIFLWGAASFAVFPGLQLRVMSLAKAAPALASTSSHSAGNLGNAAGAFIGGWVITHLAITALPWVGAVLVGLALILGIACYITERKPSVKY; translated from the coding sequence ATGGCGTTATCTCAACGTATCTCCACTGATCAAGGATCCAAAAAAGCGTTTCCCATCTCTTTGCTTTCTCTAACCGTTGGTTCCTTCGCAATTGGCATGACTGAATTTGTCATCATGGGTCTTCTGCCTAATGTCGCGACGGATTTGGAAGTCAGTATCTCAACTGCCGGACAACTCATTACGATGTATGCTCTTGGGGTAGCCATCGGAGCTCCTATATTGACCGTGCTCACCCACCGAATCCCACAAAAGAAACTATTATGTTTGCTCATGGTTTTATTTATTCTGGGCAACGGAATCTCTGTTTTCGCTCCCAACTATGCGATTATGATGGGCGCCCGCCTAATAACCGCCTTGACGCATGGGACCTTCTTTGGCGTTGGGGCTGTTATTGCCTCCACCCTGGTCCCCCCGGACAAACGTGCCGGAGCAATTTCCATCATGATGGCTGGTTTAACCATTTCCAATATTATTGGCGTTCCGCTAGGAACATTTATCGGCCAGCACATGGGATGGCGATCCTCATTTGGCGCTATTTCGATTATGGGAATGATCGCATTGGTCGGCATACTTATCTTTATCCCGTCCATGAAGCAAGATAAACCAGCCAGTATCCTTCAGCAGGTTACTTCACTAATCAAGCCCAAGCTCCTGATTTATCTGCTGATCGGGGCACTAGGCAACGCTGGCCTTTTCACTATTTTCACCTATATTACACCACTGCTTACGGAAGTCACCGGTTTTGCCGAGCATAGCGTAACATGGATTTTGGTCCTATTCGGCTGTGGTGTAACCATCGGCAATATGGTTGGCGGCAAACTGGCGGACTGGAAGCTGATGCCTTCCGTACTGGGCATTTACTTTGCGACTTGCGTCATCCTAACCCTCTTCACCTTCACGATGTATAGCCCAACTGCTGCCGTAGTGACCATCTTTCTGTGGGGAGCTGCTTCTTTCGCCGTATTCCCAGGTCTGCAGCTGCGTGTTATGAGCCTAGCCAAAGCGGCGCCTGCACTTGCTTCTACCTCCAGCCATTCAGCAGGCAATCTCGGCAATGCCGCTGGTGCTTTCATTGGAGGTTGGGTCATTACTCATTTAGCCATAACCGCCCTCCCCTGGGTCGGCGCCGTGCTCGTCGGTCTGGCTCTCATCTTGGGCATTGCTTGTTATATAACAGAGCGTAAGCCATCTGTGAAGTACTAG
- a CDS encoding alginate lyase family protein: MSRKYSLKQVVVSFLCGSLFFSGIGFAASSSTDISLKKVRLFVDGVNKSAPNGNYNNQGDKVPESLVYQNTTYVPVRMVGELMGKNVEWDTACRAIIIGSKPSDEVKKAACKGTEALDDAKLVTLDAATLNEAKRKYLAGDPLITQSVNQLILDAEAALQKPPVSVLDKTTVAPSGDKHDYVSIGVYWWPNPNTPDGKPYIQKDGQQNPEVNTNAFDRTNFGITTTGIRALSLAYFFTENEAYADYASKLLRIWYLDPATRMNPSLNYGQSVPGVNEGRAAGIIETLNILNTLDPATILNGTKYLSNQDLDKFKQWIGSYMTWLLESPIGTDERNAKNNHGNWYDAQVTAYALFSGHTDVAKKIVEDNKKRIASQIAPDGSMPLELARTRSLHYSTYNMEAMTIVARLGSKIGIDLWNYKTEDGRSILKAMEFLSPYISKKKEWEFEQIKAETLSSALPAITSAARAYKNPEFRFIAEQLLKEKGASARENLVFTLPSISQ; encoded by the coding sequence ATGAGTAGGAAATATTCGCTCAAGCAGGTGGTTGTATCATTTTTATGCGGATCCTTATTTTTCTCAGGCATCGGCTTCGCAGCATCGTCATCGACGGACATCAGCTTGAAAAAAGTGAGATTGTTTGTGGATGGAGTAAACAAAAGCGCTCCAAATGGCAATTACAATAATCAAGGTGACAAAGTGCCGGAGTCCTTGGTCTATCAGAATACGACCTATGTACCCGTACGAATGGTTGGAGAACTGATGGGCAAGAACGTTGAATGGGACACTGCCTGCAGAGCGATCATCATCGGAAGCAAACCCAGTGATGAAGTCAAGAAAGCTGCTTGCAAAGGCACAGAGGCACTCGATGATGCTAAGCTGGTTACGCTGGATGCAGCTACCTTGAATGAGGCGAAGAGAAAATATTTGGCGGGAGATCCGCTTATCACACAAAGCGTGAATCAACTGATACTAGATGCAGAAGCGGCACTGCAGAAACCCCCGGTGTCGGTGCTGGATAAAACCACGGTGGCTCCTAGCGGCGATAAACATGATTACGTTTCCATCGGAGTCTATTGGTGGCCGAATCCGAATACGCCAGATGGAAAGCCCTATATTCAGAAAGACGGCCAGCAGAATCCGGAAGTCAATACGAATGCCTTCGACCGGACAAACTTCGGTATCACGACGACAGGTATCCGCGCACTTTCTTTAGCTTACTTCTTTACCGAGAACGAAGCTTACGCTGACTACGCATCCAAATTGCTAAGAATTTGGTATCTCGACCCTGCGACGCGAATGAACCCAAGTTTAAATTACGGCCAGTCCGTACCAGGCGTGAATGAAGGACGGGCAGCGGGTATTATCGAAACCTTGAATATTTTGAACACGCTGGATCCTGCCACGATCTTGAATGGCACGAAGTATTTGTCCAATCAAGATTTGGACAAATTCAAGCAATGGATCGGCAGCTATATGACGTGGCTGCTCGAAAGCCCGATCGGCACGGATGAACGAAATGCCAAAAACAATCATGGCAATTGGTACGATGCGCAAGTCACTGCCTATGCCTTATTCAGCGGACACACGGATGTCGCCAAGAAGATTGTCGAAGATAACAAAAAGCGGATTGCTTCACAAATCGCACCAGACGGCAGCATGCCGCTCGAACTAGCTAGAACGCGGTCCTTGCACTATTCAACTTACAATATGGAGGCCATGACGATTGTTGCCCGATTAGGCAGCAAAATCGGCATCGATCTCTGGAATTACAAGACGGAAGACGGACGCAGTATTCTCAAAGCTATGGAATTCCTGAGTCCCTATATCAGCAAGAAGAAAGAATGGGAATTTGAACAGATCAAAGCCGAGACTTTATCTTCAGCGCTCCCAGCTATAACGTCAGCCGCGAGGGCATACAAAAATCCGGAATTCCGATTCATTGCCGAGCAACTATTGAAAGAAAAAGGGGCATCCGCCCGGGAGAACTTGGTGTTCACACTACCGAGCATATCCCAATAA
- a CDS encoding response regulator transcription factor — MKVIPNSAMDAVPHRTKKPARERFPIHLLIVDDEPIIRLGLKKMAEAYMPSFADIRTAENGVDALGKIAAREPNIVISDIRMPKMDGLALCQTIHHHHAHIQTVVVSGYNDFEYAQKCISYGVKHYLLKPVPQSTLHEVFDAMLKKEAPGYIPVTRYVQWIDCVEQCIWTLQTDELNRLMEEWKDYCLQANLSFHQLHELLNECMDMLLKRFQVRHFIPTITMRDIPEGNITIALEAFDDQLRQIEGCLRLSRNGNYKDAMQLAKNYMDDRLSQELSLDEVAKMAGLTPTYFSLLFKKMTNQTFVQYRINKRMAMAKELLGVPHLKIVDIADEVGYDDYSHFTKTFKKVVGISPSEFRSSLGIK, encoded by the coding sequence ATGAAAGTGATTCCCAATTCGGCGATGGATGCCGTACCGCATAGAACGAAAAAACCTGCAAGGGAGAGGTTTCCCATTCATTTGCTTATTGTCGACGATGAACCTATCATCCGCCTAGGGCTAAAGAAGATGGCCGAGGCGTACATGCCATCTTTCGCGGACATTCGGACTGCCGAAAATGGGGTAGATGCTTTGGGTAAAATAGCTGCAAGGGAACCGAACATAGTTATTTCAGATATACGTATGCCCAAAATGGATGGTTTGGCTCTTTGCCAAACCATTCACCACCACCATGCCCATATTCAAACGGTCGTGGTTTCCGGGTATAACGATTTCGAATACGCCCAGAAATGCATATCTTACGGTGTGAAGCATTATTTGCTTAAACCAGTACCTCAATCGACGTTGCACGAGGTTTTCGATGCGATGCTTAAGAAAGAGGCTCCAGGTTATATCCCTGTTACTCGTTATGTGCAGTGGATCGATTGTGTGGAACAGTGCATCTGGACCTTGCAGACCGACGAGCTAAACCGGTTGATGGAGGAATGGAAAGACTATTGTCTCCAAGCGAATCTTTCCTTTCACCAACTCCATGAGCTGCTGAATGAATGCATGGACATGTTGCTGAAGAGATTCCAGGTGCGACATTTTATACCAACAATAACGATGCGTGATATTCCGGAAGGAAATATAACAATAGCCCTCGAAGCGTTCGATGATCAATTACGACAAATCGAGGGATGTTTACGACTGTCTCGTAATGGCAATTATAAAGACGCTATGCAACTAGCGAAAAACTATATGGATGACCGGTTGTCTCAAGAATTGTCTCTGGATGAGGTTGCGAAGATGGCTGGATTAACCCCCACCTATTTCAGCCTCCTCTTCAAGAAGATGACGAACCAAACCTTCGTGCAGTACCGAATTAACAAAAGAATGGCGATGGCCAAAGAGCTGCTGGGAGTCCCCCATCTCAAAATTGTTGATATTGCGGATGAGGTTGGCTACGACGATTATTCCCATTTCACCAAAACGTTTAAAAAAGTAGTGGGCATCTCGCCATCTGAATTCCGCAGCTCGCTGGGGATTAAGTAA
- a CDS encoding response regulator, translating into MKLMVVDDEPIILNGIIRMIQKADTPFTEIVGAADGIDAIQKLAHFQPDLILTDIHMPELDGLALIKHIQEMNLCSRFVILTGYSDFAYARQALRYQVIDYLLKPINKDELITILHKIGRTIQQEQARTIEHDLLLLKEHILYNTPYEELSLRPEQLQPLFPHPYTTIIVFQACENEPPLPAERLDGIVNALAAASSRIYKTQSRFLRQTILIVNGAHVLSDAELHRLCGEFKIQGSGYCIGASGGMDDGISLRNLYIEAMASLLFQRYFGSCGLTVFKQETENLYSSYDSLVHYIEQSLLHQTSIEQIEKDMQPILLYFSGDIDCHSKLREQFLVCIGLYLQNVNLTPEAIWGEQAAAQLFSSSGAILEDVRVAEILVQLIRYMRRSDNQQPNVHAIDKIVAFVEQNYKLDLSLDAVADHVQMHPNYISMLFRKEMGLTFLHYLHTYRLAKAKLIMQENPEWPINTIAELVGYENPRHFFKVFKKFENITPGQFRIENSS; encoded by the coding sequence ATGAAATTGATGGTTGTCGATGATGAACCTATTATTCTGAACGGCATCATCCGTATGATCCAGAAAGCGGATACACCGTTTACCGAGATCGTCGGAGCAGCCGACGGCATTGATGCGATACAAAAGCTGGCACACTTCCAGCCGGATTTGATCCTGACTGATATTCATATGCCGGAATTGGATGGACTCGCGCTAATTAAGCACATACAAGAGATGAATCTCTGCAGCCGGTTCGTTATCTTAACCGGATACAGCGATTTCGCTTATGCCAGACAAGCACTGCGCTACCAAGTCATCGACTATTTGTTGAAGCCAATCAACAAGGATGAACTAATTACCATACTCCATAAGATCGGGAGAACGATACAGCAAGAGCAGGCACGAACCATCGAGCACGACCTGCTGCTGCTCAAGGAGCATATCCTATACAATACTCCCTACGAGGAGCTGTCGCTAAGGCCAGAGCAGCTGCAGCCTCTATTTCCCCATCCTTACACCACCATCATCGTATTTCAGGCATGTGAAAACGAACCTCCTCTTCCAGCCGAACGTCTGGATGGTATCGTTAACGCTTTGGCAGCGGCTAGCAGCAGGATTTACAAAACCCAGTCACGTTTCTTGCGGCAAACCATCCTCATTGTCAATGGTGCCCACGTGCTGTCGGACGCAGAGCTGCACCGGTTATGCGGTGAGTTTAAGATACAGGGCAGTGGATATTGCATAGGGGCTAGCGGGGGGATGGACGATGGGATCAGCCTACGCAATCTATATATTGAAGCGATGGCATCCCTGTTGTTTCAGCGGTATTTTGGCAGCTGCGGATTAACGGTTTTCAAACAAGAAACGGAGAACCTCTATAGTAGCTATGACAGCCTTGTTCACTATATTGAACAATCCTTACTGCATCAAACCTCCATCGAGCAGATCGAGAAGGACATGCAGCCCATACTTCTCTATTTCTCCGGCGATATCGATTGCCACAGCAAACTGCGTGAGCAGTTTCTAGTATGCATAGGGCTCTATTTGCAAAATGTCAATCTAACACCTGAAGCGATCTGGGGCGAGCAAGCCGCAGCCCAACTATTTTCATCCAGCGGCGCGATCCTTGAGGATGTGCGTGTAGCGGAGATTCTTGTGCAGCTAATTCGATATATGCGACGAAGCGACAACCAGCAGCCGAACGTACATGCCATTGACAAAATCGTCGCTTTCGTGGAACAAAACTACAAGCTCGATTTATCGCTCGATGCCGTGGCCGACCATGTGCAAATGCATCCCAACTACATCAGCATGTTGTTTCGCAAAGAGATGGGACTGACCTTCCTGCACTACTTGCACACCTACCGACTTGCCAAAGCCAAACTAATCATGCAAGAGAACCCGGAATGGCCGATCAATACGATTGCGGAGCTTGTTGGCTACGAGAATCCGCGGCATTTCTTCAAAGTGTTTAAAAAGTTCGAGAACATTACGCCTGGGCAATTCCGGATCGAAAATTCTTCATAG
- a CDS encoding sensor histidine kinase codes for MKTKLTFSYQNLSIVKKMAIGYIVIIFIPIISFGLFLYNQNYNSFLEEYAQGRQKIVNQVLNNINVSTVQIESAYQLFQNNSNTIAYLSGNYRTDFEQVSNFLTYIRPLFSYILSSNRMIDGMTIYMEQQNGMIFRPEMAKMDEFKLDEDIKKLPLGVGKWVTFNSGSYPDINLHYFHKIGNRNFEQDIGLLDIKVTSNLIKPLLESLNLNISSNLYVLDQDHQIISHIEEIALSKDSEKAMLADAFQANAKYAYQTVNGKKLLIESFYTESLKLQFVMIEQVDDVFIGVKKNKYVLVLIVAPLLLLLSGIYYLIASSITKRILKLSKHMRQVDENYFPLYRGEINKDEVGHLTSSYNAMIRRMDELVNTVHRSEMLRKESAYLMMQAQIKPHFLYNTLESIRMIAEANDDPEAAEMSYTLGKLFRYSLSGTKSETSLREEVENIKDYIKIQQIRLADRLQVSYDINARIDNFICPHYMLQPIIENSIVHGIANVRKQGSLSIRIWEDAAFMYIAVVDSGAGIEEERLQLIQAVLNGTMDVHHLQKSGGGLGIMNVNERVNMFFGEPSGIQLESKLNEGTTCILKLAKGATP; via the coding sequence ATGAAAACCAAGCTGACTTTCAGCTATCAAAACTTATCGATTGTGAAAAAAATGGCCATAGGTTATATCGTCATTATTTTCATTCCGATTATTTCGTTCGGCTTGTTTCTGTATAATCAGAACTACAACAGCTTTCTTGAAGAATACGCGCAAGGCAGACAAAAAATTGTTAATCAAGTGCTTAACAACATCAACGTAAGCACGGTACAGATCGAGTCCGCTTATCAGCTATTCCAAAATAATTCGAATACGATCGCCTATTTAAGTGGGAACTACCGGACCGATTTTGAGCAGGTTTCCAATTTTTTGACCTATATCAGACCCTTGTTTTCTTATATTTTGTCATCCAATCGCATGATCGATGGAATGACCATTTATATGGAGCAGCAAAACGGCATGATTTTCCGTCCGGAAATGGCTAAGATGGACGAGTTCAAGCTAGACGAGGACATTAAAAAGCTTCCGCTTGGCGTAGGCAAATGGGTTACGTTTAATAGTGGATCCTATCCCGATATCAACCTCCACTATTTCCACAAAATTGGAAACCGCAACTTCGAGCAGGACATTGGCCTTCTCGATATCAAGGTAACCTCGAATCTAATAAAGCCTTTACTGGAGTCGCTGAATTTGAACATCAGCAGCAATTTATATGTGCTTGATCAGGATCATCAGATTATTTCTCATATCGAAGAGATTGCCCTGTCCAAAGATTCCGAGAAGGCCATGCTCGCCGATGCGTTCCAAGCAAACGCCAAATACGCGTACCAGACGGTCAACGGGAAGAAACTGCTTATTGAATCGTTCTATACGGAAAGCCTCAAGCTGCAATTTGTGATGATCGAGCAAGTGGACGATGTCTTTATTGGGGTAAAAAAAAATAAGTATGTGCTCGTTTTGATTGTAGCCCCCCTGCTGCTGCTGCTGTCAGGCATCTACTATCTGATCGCCAGCTCCATTACGAAGCGGATATTGAAGCTTTCCAAGCACATGCGGCAAGTGGACGAGAACTATTTCCCGCTCTATCGCGGGGAAATTAATAAAGACGAAGTCGGACATCTGACTTCGTCTTACAATGCGATGATCAGACGCATGGATGAGCTAGTCAATACCGTACATCGTTCAGAAATGCTGCGCAAGGAATCGGCCTATCTGATGATGCAAGCCCAAATCAAGCCTCATTTCCTGTACAATACGCTCGAATCGATTCGCATGATCGCGGAAGCGAACGATGACCCGGAGGCCGCGGAGATGTCCTATACGCTTGGCAAGCTGTTCCGCTACAGCCTGTCTGGAACCAAAAGCGAGACTTCGCTGCGAGAAGAAGTCGAGAATATCAAAGACTATATCAAAATCCAACAAATTAGACTCGCTGACCGACTGCAAGTATCCTATGACATCAACGCAAGGATCGATAACTTTATTTGCCCCCACTATATGCTGCAGCCGATTATTGAAAACAGCATTGTTCACGGAATCGCGAATGTAAGAAAACAAGGCTCGCTTTCGATCCGCATTTGGGAAGATGCAGCGTTCATGTACATTGCCGTTGTTGACTCAGGCGCAGGCATTGAGGAAGAACGATTGCAGCTCATACAGGCTGTATTAAACGGAACTATGGATGTCCATCATTTGCAAAAGAGCGGCGGAGGCCTAGGCATTATGAATGTAAACGAACGCGTAAACATGTTTTTTGGCGAACCTTCAGGCATTCAATTGGAGAGTAAGCTTAACGAAGGAACGACATGCATACTCAAGTTAGCTAAGGGGGCAACGCCATGA
- a CDS encoding ABC transporter permease, whose amino-acid sequence MSIALKMVKKNWQLYLIILPSLVYLIIFKYVPMVGVQIAFKNYMVTRGIWGSDWIGFKHFVDFFHLPIFWRVIKNTALLSLYSLLVGFPAPIILALALNELKNGIFKRTVQLVTFAPYFISTVIMVSIIMLFLSPQLGFVHLLADKFGFPAENIMSKPAYFKTVYVLSDVWQFTGYASVIYIAALAGVDPHMYEAAKVDGASRFQRMIHIDLPSIMPTAVILLILNAGQIMNVGFEKVYLMQNAINVGTSEVISTYVYKMGLVGANFSFSAAVGLFNSIVNLLLLIVVNYVARKNSETSLW is encoded by the coding sequence ATGAGTATAGCACTTAAAATGGTAAAGAAAAACTGGCAACTCTATCTGATTATTTTACCGTCACTCGTTTATTTAATTATATTCAAATATGTCCCCATGGTTGGCGTCCAAATCGCCTTTAAAAACTATATGGTCACCAGAGGGATATGGGGAAGCGATTGGATCGGTTTCAAGCATTTTGTGGACTTTTTCCATTTGCCTATCTTTTGGAGAGTTATCAAGAACACGGCGCTGCTTAGTCTTTACTCGCTGCTTGTTGGTTTCCCGGCGCCGATCATTCTGGCCCTGGCGTTAAACGAATTGAAAAACGGGATTTTCAAAAGGACGGTTCAGCTGGTCACATTCGCGCCTTATTTCATTTCAACGGTCATCATGGTTTCCATCATCATGCTGTTCCTTTCTCCACAGCTCGGCTTTGTTCATCTCTTGGCGGATAAGTTCGGATTTCCAGCGGAAAATATAATGTCCAAGCCAGCGTACTTCAAAACGGTGTATGTACTCTCCGATGTTTGGCAGTTTACGGGATATGCCTCGGTCATTTACATTGCCGCTCTGGCAGGGGTTGACCCGCATATGTATGAGGCGGCCAAAGTAGATGGCGCGTCCCGGTTTCAACGGATGATTCATATCGATTTGCCAAGCATAATGCCGACGGCTGTTATCTTGCTCATTCTGAATGCAGGACAAATTATGAATGTTGGCTTCGAGAAGGTGTATTTGATGCAAAATGCCATTAACGTTGGGACCTCCGAGGTCATCTCCACTTATGTATACAAAATGGGCTTGGTTGGAGCGAATTTCAGTTTCTCCGCAGCAGTCGGACTCTTTAATTCTATCGTTAATTTGCTGCTGCTCATTGTGGTCAACTATGTGGCTAGGAAAAATTCAGAGACGAGCTTGTGGTAG
- a CDS encoding carbohydrate ABC transporter permease, protein MVHSEQTLTIEARKTSTRILENSVDRLYLFFVYLFLLICLIIVAYPLIYIVSSSFSSSSAVISGKVWLLPVEPTLRGYKAVFQNPQILTGYGNSLFYLFFGTLLSVALTITAAYPLSRKNFYGRNVITALFIFTMLFNGGLIPYYLTVKGMGLLDTRWAMIIPGAISVWQVILARTFFQTSIPSELTEAAHLDGCSDFKFLLRIVIPLSKPIIAVLVLMYAIGYWNSYFDALIFLKSANLYPLQLILRNILILNSIDPTMIKDVKELADRQGLKELLKYSLIVVASAPVLMLYPFVQKHFVKGLLIGSLKG, encoded by the coding sequence ATGGTTCATTCCGAACAGACTTTGACGATAGAGGCACGAAAAACCTCAACTCGTATTCTTGAAAATAGTGTGGACAGATTGTATTTGTTCTTTGTCTACTTGTTCTTGCTCATTTGTTTGATCATTGTTGCTTATCCGCTCATTTATATTGTTAGTTCTTCTTTCAGCTCGTCATCAGCCGTCATCTCAGGCAAGGTGTGGTTGCTACCCGTGGAGCCGACGCTTCGCGGTTACAAAGCGGTGTTTCAGAATCCGCAAATTTTGACGGGTTATGGCAACTCGCTTTTCTATCTCTTCTTCGGAACGCTGCTTAGCGTAGCCTTGACGATAACAGCAGCTTACCCGCTTTCACGCAAAAACTTTTATGGACGCAATGTCATCACCGCGCTGTTCATTTTTACGATGCTGTTCAACGGGGGATTAATTCCCTATTATTTGACCGTGAAAGGCATGGGCTTGCTCGACACGAGATGGGCGATGATCATACCAGGGGCAATTTCCGTCTGGCAAGTCATTCTGGCGAGGACATTTTTCCAGACGTCGATTCCTTCGGAACTAACGGAGGCCGCACATTTGGATGGATGCAGTGATTTCAAATTTCTGCTGCGAATTGTGATCCCGCTTTCCAAGCCAATCATTGCTGTTCTGGTGCTCATGTATGCCATCGGCTACTGGAATTCCTACTTTGATGCGTTAATTTTCTTGAAATCGGCTAATTTGTATCCACTGCAGCTTATTCTACGAAACATTCTGATCCTGAACTCTATCGATCCTACGATGATTAAGGATGTCAAGGAGCTTGCGGATCGACAAGGGTTAAAGGAACTGCTTAAATATTCGTTGATTGTTGTGGCGAGCGCTCCCGTTCTAATGCTGTATCCATTTGTGCAAAAGCATTTTGTAAAAGGGCTGCTGATTGGTTCTCTGAAAGGTTGA